In Parasegetibacter sp. NRK P23, a single genomic region encodes these proteins:
- a CDS encoding GNAT family N-acetyltransferase, with protein sequence MQTDLTIKETIPAELVLEDFQPEFAIHFERLNKAWLNKYFVVEPIDEYVLTHPEEAILNEGGAILFARYGKDIIGTVGLKNLGNRMMELTKMAVDDRFQGLGAGKFLCRNAIEKARNMKAEKLILYSQTKLETALAIYRKHGFVYIPLEPGKYKRADVMMELVL encoded by the coding sequence ATGCAAACTGATCTTACCATAAAAGAAACAATACCAGCCGAATTGGTGCTGGAAGATTTTCAACCTGAATTCGCCATTCATTTTGAACGCCTGAACAAGGCATGGCTGAACAAATATTTTGTAGTGGAACCCATTGATGAATATGTGCTAACGCATCCTGAGGAAGCGATCCTGAACGAAGGTGGCGCGATACTTTTCGCCCGTTACGGGAAAGACATCATCGGAACCGTAGGATTGAAAAACCTGGGAAACCGCATGATGGAGCTCACAAAAATGGCCGTGGATGACAGGTTCCAGGGACTTGGGGCGGGAAAGTTCCTATGCAGAAATGCGATTGAAAAAGCGAGGAACATGAAAGCGGAGAAACTCATATTGTACTCACAAACAAAGTTGGAAACGGCGCTGGCTATTTACCGTAAGCACGGGTTTGTGTACATTCCTTTGGAGCCGGGAAAATATAAAAGAGCGGATGTGATGATGGAATTGGTGTTGTGA
- a CDS encoding T9SS type A sorting domain-containing protein, translating into MAVLCVLLFYYKPYAQIITTVAGTMRTSCSTAPCGDGGLATDAKLYSPNAIAIDADNNIYIAEYSNHVIRKINYATGIITTIAGQQRTNCTEAPCGDGGLATAARLNGPRGIALDGDGNIYIADFSNHAIRKIDKNTGIITTVAGTLRSSCASAPCGNGGLATSAQLNSPIGVAFDANGNMFIADYGNHVIRKVDKTTGIITTVAGTTKSSCATAPCGDGGAATSAQLSGPSGLDFDSEGNLYVAEYNNHSVRKINMTTGIISTYSGVLRSSCSTSPCGDGGLATAARHTSPFSLRVGPDDNLYVADASNAAIRKIDKATGIITTVAGITKSSCGAAPCGEGGLATSAQLSNPFGLAFNSLGNMYIVEYGNQVVRMVNLGILPVDIANLRANKRENEIDLKWTAFNESNVLTYDVERSENSRRFIKVGTVPAVANGLNEFNYSWTDPSPMKGNNFYRLKSIDTDGSFEYSKIVKISLDGSTSAQITPNPVTGNLMQVQVNSDKNKTLVLNLYDAMGKKICSKQLNTQAGAALLQVTLPESIKNGMYFAQLHDGENMLYNSKIIIQK; encoded by the coding sequence GTGGCAGTTTTATGCGTACTGCTTTTTTATTACAAACCTTATGCACAGATCATTACTACAGTTGCCGGAACGATGAGGACATCCTGCTCAACCGCACCTTGTGGCGATGGAGGGCTCGCTACGGATGCCAAACTTTATAGCCCCAATGCCATTGCAATAGATGCCGACAACAACATTTACATCGCGGAATACAGTAACCATGTTATTCGAAAAATTAATTACGCTACAGGCATCATTACTACCATTGCAGGCCAGCAAAGAACAAACTGCACAGAGGCGCCTTGTGGTGATGGCGGGCTGGCCACCGCCGCACGACTGAACGGGCCAAGAGGGATTGCATTAGATGGCGATGGAAATATTTATATAGCAGATTTCAGTAACCATGCCATAAGAAAAATCGATAAAAACACTGGAATCATTACCACAGTTGCTGGCACACTAAGAAGCTCCTGTGCCTCCGCTCCCTGCGGGAATGGCGGACTGGCCACCTCGGCGCAATTGAACAGCCCTATAGGGGTAGCATTCGACGCCAATGGAAACATGTTCATCGCCGATTACGGTAACCATGTGATCCGGAAAGTGGATAAGACAACCGGGATTATTACCACAGTGGCGGGCACAACGAAATCTTCCTGTGCAACAGCCCCTTGCGGAGACGGAGGCGCCGCCACATCGGCGCAATTAAGTGGCCCTTCCGGGCTGGATTTTGACTCCGAAGGTAACTTATATGTCGCGGAATACAATAACCACTCCGTCAGGAAAATCAACATGACCACAGGCATTATATCCACCTATTCCGGTGTTCTACGGTCGAGTTGCAGTACTTCACCCTGTGGTGATGGCGGACTGGCAACAGCAGCCCGGCATACCTCCCCCTTCTCACTGCGTGTTGGCCCTGATGATAACCTTTACGTGGCTGACGCTTCCAATGCCGCCATAAGAAAAATTGATAAAGCTACCGGAATCATTACCACAGTCGCAGGTATTACCAAAAGCAGTTGTGGCGCGGCGCCTTGCGGGGAAGGAGGTCTGGCTACTTCAGCTCAGTTGTCTAACCCCTTTGGACTGGCATTTAATTCGCTGGGCAACATGTATATAGTTGAATACGGTAACCAGGTGGTGCGTATGGTGAACCTCGGCATCCTGCCGGTGGATATCGCCAACCTGCGCGCAAATAAAAGGGAGAATGAAATAGACCTGAAATGGACGGCTTTCAACGAAAGTAATGTGCTCACCTATGATGTGGAAAGAAGCGAAAACAGTCGCAGGTTTATTAAAGTGGGAACGGTTCCCGCAGTCGCAAACGGCCTGAACGAATTCAATTATAGCTGGACAGACCCATCACCCATGAAAGGAAACAATTTTTACCGGCTGAAATCCATAGATACAGACGGCTCTTTCGAATACAGCAAAATAGTAAAAATATCCCTTGATGGCAGTACATCCGCGCAGATCACGCCGAACCCCGTTACGGGAAATCTTATGCAGGTGCAGGTGAACAGCGATAAAAATAAAACCCTGGTGCTGAACCTCTATGATGCTATGGGGAAGAAAATATGCTCAAAACAACTGAATACGCAGGCGGGAGCAGCTTTGCTACAGGTTACCCTGCCGGAAAGTATTAAGAATGGCATGTACTTCGCACAATTGCACGATGGGGAAAATATGCTCTACAACAGTAAAATTATCATTCAAAAATAA
- a CDS encoding response regulator transcription factor — MEGTKGKILLVEDDTNLGMVLKNYLELNDYEVILERDGILGLAAFRREKFDLCLLDVMMPNMDGFTLAEEIRDVDPDIPLFFLSAKTMKEDIINGYKLGADDYITKPFDSEVLLLKIKAILKRNEEVTKENENQEFDLGSYHFNPKLRELSHNGIMQTLSPKENELLKMLAEHKNDLLPREQALKKIWGSDTYFNGRSMDVYIAKLRKYLKDDSNIEIVNIHGNGFRLVVPV; from the coding sequence ATGGAAGGAACCAAGGGCAAGATTTTATTGGTTGAAGACGATACCAACCTGGGAATGGTACTGAAGAATTACCTCGAACTGAACGATTACGAAGTGATCCTGGAAAGAGATGGCATCCTCGGACTGGCGGCTTTCCGCAGGGAGAAGTTTGACCTCTGCCTCCTGGATGTGATGATGCCGAACATGGACGGCTTCACCCTCGCCGAAGAAATCCGCGATGTGGACCCCGATATTCCCCTGTTCTTCCTCTCCGCGAAGACCATGAAAGAAGACATCATCAACGGGTACAAACTCGGTGCCGATGATTATATTACGAAGCCCTTCGACAGCGAAGTACTGCTGCTTAAAATAAAGGCGATCCTCAAAAGAAACGAGGAAGTAACCAAAGAGAACGAGAACCAGGAGTTCGACCTCGGCAGCTATCATTTCAACCCAAAACTCAGGGAATTGAGTCATAACGGCATCATGCAAACGCTTTCTCCCAAAGAAAACGAATTGCTGAAAATGCTTGCCGAACACAAAAACGACTTGCTCCCACGCGAACAGGCACTTAAGAAAATATGGGGCAGCGATACTTATTTTAACGGCAGGAGTATGGATGTGTATATCGCCAAACTCAGGAAATACCTGAAGGACGACAGCAATATTGAAATCGTGAACATCCATGGAAATGGGTTCAGGCTGGTGGTTCCGGTGTAA
- a CDS encoding helicase HerA-like domain-containing protein — translation MSKKEAFLQSIQQGYTFKGEFVPIGAGMFEGEVVPGATINLPLKTLNRHGLIAGATGTGKTKTLQVLAEALSDASVPVLLMDIKGDLSGIAAAGTSNAKIEERHQKINIPYKPTAFPVELLTLSEQKGARLRATVSEFGPVLLSKILGLNDTQGGLVAMIFKYCDDHKLPLLDLKDFIKVLQYIGNEGKAELEKEYGKISTTSTGTILRKVVELQQQGADIFFGEKSFEVDDLMRISDDGRGVISVLRVTDLQDRPKLFSTFMLQLLAELYASSPEEGDLDKPKLVLFIDEAHLIFQEASDALLQQIETIIKLIRSKGIGIFFCTQNPMDVPPAVLSQLGLKVQHALRAFTAADRKVIKQTAENYPTTEFYKTDEVLTQIGIGEALITVLNEKGIPTPLAHIMLSAPRSRMDVLTEAEIDAVVSKSKLAAKYNQVIDSESAYELLTEKLNEAAEKSAEMETEKKTSKRKAEPKEESIFDNPTVKQVGRTAASIITRTLLGALGLGGRSSSKKKSWF, via the coding sequence ATGTCGAAAAAGGAAGCTTTTTTGCAGTCCATACAACAGGGATATACTTTTAAGGGGGAATTCGTTCCCATTGGCGCGGGGATGTTTGAAGGAGAAGTGGTGCCGGGCGCAACGATCAATCTCCCGTTGAAAACACTGAACCGTCACGGACTGATCGCCGGCGCAACGGGAACAGGGAAAACAAAGACCCTCCAGGTGCTGGCCGAAGCGTTAAGTGACGCGAGTGTACCCGTTTTGCTGATGGACATTAAAGGCGACCTAAGTGGTATTGCCGCCGCCGGAACCAGCAACGCGAAAATCGAAGAAAGACACCAGAAGATCAATATTCCCTACAAGCCCACGGCTTTCCCGGTTGAATTGCTTACACTCAGCGAACAAAAAGGCGCCAGGCTCCGGGCCACGGTCAGCGAATTCGGCCCCGTACTATTGAGTAAAATATTGGGTTTGAACGATACCCAGGGTGGCCTCGTGGCCATGATCTTCAAATACTGTGACGACCATAAACTCCCGTTGCTCGACCTGAAAGATTTTATCAAAGTACTCCAGTACATCGGCAACGAGGGTAAGGCTGAACTTGAAAAAGAGTACGGAAAAATATCCACTACTTCCACCGGCACCATCCTCCGGAAGGTGGTGGAGTTGCAACAACAGGGCGCAGATATTTTCTTCGGCGAAAAAAGCTTCGAAGTCGACGATCTGATGCGCATCTCCGATGATGGCCGCGGGGTGATCAGTGTTTTGCGGGTAACCGATCTCCAGGACCGGCCCAAGTTGTTCTCCACGTTCATGCTGCAACTGCTCGCGGAACTGTATGCCTCCAGTCCGGAGGAAGGGGATCTCGATAAACCCAAACTGGTGCTGTTCATCGATGAGGCCCATCTTATTTTCCAGGAAGCGAGCGACGCCTTGTTGCAGCAAATCGAGACCATCATCAAACTGATCCGCTCCAAAGGCATCGGTATCTTCTTTTGCACGCAGAACCCGATGGATGTGCCTCCGGCTGTACTCTCCCAACTGGGTTTAAAGGTACAGCATGCCCTGCGGGCCTTCACGGCCGCCGACCGGAAAGTGATCAAACAAACCGCGGAAAACTATCCTACGACCGAGTTTTATAAAACCGATGAAGTCCTCACCCAGATAGGGATTGGTGAAGCGCTTATCACCGTGCTCAATGAAAAGGGTATCCCCACGCCGTTGGCGCATATCATGCTCTCCGCTCCACGGAGCAGGATGGATGTGCTTACGGAGGCTGAAATTGACGCAGTGGTAAGTAAATCGAAACTGGCCGCCAAATACAACCAGGTGATCGATTCCGAAAGCGCTTACGAATTGCTTACCGAAAAGCTGAATGAAGCGGCGGAAAAGTCTGCGGAAATGGAAACCGAAAAGAAAACCTCCAAACGAAAAGCTGAACCCAAAGAGGAGAGTATTTTTGATAACCCTACGGTAAAGCAGGTGGGCAGAACGGCGGCGAGCATCATCACCCGCACGCTGCTGGGCGCGCTGGGATTGGGGGGCAGAAGTTCTTCTAAAAAGAAGAGCTGGTTCTGA
- a CDS encoding ATP-dependent DNA helicase RecQ produces the protein MPPDIHEILKKHWGYDTFRPQQEAIIRHILAGGDALALLPTGGGKSICFQVPAMAMDGLCLVVSPLIALMKDQVSNLRKRGITAFAIVSGMEFQEVIKTLELAVHSNCKFLYVSPERLTTALFREYLPALPIRLIAVDEAHCISQWGYDFRPPYLQIAEIREMIPEAPILALTASATPEVQTDICEKLMFRKEAVFQTSFARPNLSYSVKETYAKLPELVHILNKVPGSGIVYCKSRKRTKDIALLLQQQSISVDFYHAGLSADERSTKQEDWIAGKTRIMVCTNAFGMGIDKPDVRIVVHYDVPDTLENYYQEAGRAGRDLQRAYAALLYNAKDISDLEAQPDIRYPPESTITEVYRALVNYLQIPAGSGEGKYYDFDLAAFTERFSLSPQTTAHALQALAQDGWIQLNEKTGRPSKLGFICTRSYLREVQETKPEWNEVMLALLRNYEGIFDHQVTIREKKLAKLCELPLEELVQKLERLHSAGVVKYEPAPEMPQVFFLKNRVPVEQFRLNAARHFERKETYRRRITEMIAFTIGKQTCRAVSIGVYFGDDTITACGICDNCIAKKKEQPSVAITAEQYLMAELRKEPLLLQECLRKLEARFGERAAESAIRCLESELLIRLTPDGYVQLK, from the coding sequence ATGCCTCCCGACATCCACGAGATACTCAAAAAGCACTGGGGTTACGATACCTTCCGCCCGCAACAGGAAGCCATTATCCGCCATATACTGGCCGGTGGAGATGCGCTTGCCCTGCTGCCCACAGGTGGTGGAAAATCCATCTGCTTCCAGGTACCGGCCATGGCAATGGATGGATTGTGCCTGGTGGTGAGTCCGCTGATTGCCCTCATGAAAGACCAGGTGAGCAATCTCCGGAAAAGAGGCATCACCGCTTTTGCCATTGTGAGTGGTATGGAGTTCCAGGAAGTAATTAAAACACTGGAATTGGCCGTACATTCCAATTGTAAGTTTTTGTACGTATCCCCCGAACGATTAACCACCGCGTTGTTCAGGGAATACCTTCCTGCCCTCCCCATCCGGTTGATCGCGGTGGATGAGGCGCATTGCATCTCGCAATGGGGATATGATTTCCGGCCGCCTTACCTCCAGATAGCGGAAATCAGGGAAATGATCCCCGAAGCACCCATACTGGCACTAACGGCTTCGGCTACGCCGGAAGTGCAAACGGATATTTGTGAGAAACTGATGTTCAGGAAAGAGGCTGTTTTTCAAACCTCTTTCGCCAGGCCGAACCTCTCGTACAGCGTGAAGGAAACCTATGCCAAGTTGCCGGAACTGGTGCATATCCTGAACAAAGTTCCGGGATCAGGTATCGTATACTGTAAAAGCAGGAAAAGGACAAAGGATATCGCGCTGCTGTTACAGCAGCAATCTATTTCCGTAGACTTTTACCATGCGGGATTGTCTGCCGACGAGCGCAGTACCAAACAAGAGGACTGGATCGCCGGGAAAACAAGGATTATGGTGTGCACCAATGCCTTCGGGATGGGCATTGACAAACCAGATGTGCGCATCGTGGTGCATTATGATGTACCGGACACCCTGGAGAATTATTACCAGGAAGCCGGAAGAGCGGGCAGGGACCTTCAACGCGCATACGCCGCGCTGTTGTACAACGCCAAAGACATCAGCGACCTGGAAGCGCAACCCGATATCCGTTACCCACCGGAATCAACGATCACCGAAGTGTACCGCGCATTGGTCAACTACCTCCAGATTCCGGCAGGCAGCGGAGAAGGGAAGTATTATGATTTCGACCTGGCAGCATTTACGGAACGCTTCTCTCTGTCGCCGCAAACAACGGCGCATGCCTTGCAGGCACTGGCACAGGACGGCTGGATTCAACTGAATGAAAAAACAGGCAGGCCCTCCAAACTGGGTTTCATCTGCACCCGGAGCTATCTGCGTGAAGTGCAGGAAACGAAACCGGAATGGAACGAAGTGATGCTGGCCCTGCTCCGGAACTATGAGGGCATATTCGACCACCAGGTAACGATCAGGGAAAAAAAACTGGCAAAGTTGTGTGAACTGCCTTTGGAGGAACTGGTGCAAAAGCTGGAACGCCTGCATTCCGCCGGCGTCGTGAAATATGAACCCGCGCCTGAAATGCCACAGGTGTTCTTTCTGAAAAACCGGGTACCAGTGGAACAATTCAGGCTGAATGCGGCCCGGCACTTCGAAAGAAAGGAAACATACCGGAGAAGAATAACCGAAATGATCGCGTTCACAATAGGGAAACAAACCTGCAGGGCGGTTTCAATAGGAGTTTATTTCGGGGATGATACCATTACGGCATGTGGTATCTGCGACAATTGTATCGCGAAGAAAAAGGAACAACCTTCCGTGGCAATCACGGCGGAGCAATACCTTATGGCGGAGTTGAGGAAGGAACCATTGTTGTTGCAGGAATGCCTGAGGAAATTGGAAGCGCGATTTGGAGAACGCGCCGCTGAAAGCGCCATCCGGTGCCTCGAATCAGAACTGCTGATACGCCTTACACCCGATGGCTATGTTCAGTTGAAATAA
- a CDS encoding alanine dehydrogenase: MSSSNKPFISRSFSYETLEETLDIKPKGAKLHIGIPKETAFQENRIALTPDSVSVLVNNGHEVVIEHNAGEGSHYTDRDYSEAGAQIVYEKAEVFKAPILVKSAPIVEEDVPLLQTNQIVVSPLHLSALKAELLEKMMEKRITALSFENLKDDSGNYPIVRSMSEIAGSAVMLIAGQYLSSSNCGKGVLLGGISGIPPTKVIILGAGIVGECAARAALALGASVKVFDSSVYKLKRLQTNIGFRIYTSVIEPKILAKQLKTCEIAVGALTAPGGRTPVVVTEEMVSNMRPGSVIIDVSIDRGGCFETSEITSHEEPVYKKYGVIHYCVPNIPSGFARTASQAISNVLMPLLLEVSEDGGFENLLWHRVNMRSGIYLYKGALTNFYLSERFQLKYTDLNLLIASRR; encoded by the coding sequence ATGTCATCATCAAATAAGCCTTTCATCAGCCGTTCCTTCAGTTATGAAACACTGGAAGAAACGCTGGATATAAAGCCCAAAGGGGCCAAACTGCACATCGGCATTCCCAAGGAAACCGCCTTCCAGGAGAACCGGATCGCTTTAACACCCGATTCCGTAAGCGTGCTCGTGAACAACGGACACGAAGTGGTGATCGAACACAACGCCGGAGAGGGCTCCCATTATACCGACCGGGACTATTCAGAAGCCGGCGCGCAGATCGTCTATGAAAAAGCCGAAGTATTCAAAGCGCCTATTCTGGTGAAATCAGCGCCGATCGTGGAAGAGGATGTGCCTTTGTTGCAAACCAACCAGATCGTGGTTTCTCCCCTCCACCTTTCCGCCCTGAAAGCGGAGTTGCTGGAAAAGATGATGGAAAAACGCATCACCGCCTTATCTTTTGAGAACCTGAAAGATGATTCCGGCAACTACCCCATCGTGCGCAGCATGAGCGAGATTGCCGGCAGCGCTGTGATGCTGATCGCAGGTCAATACCTCAGTTCCTCGAATTGCGGCAAAGGCGTATTGCTGGGCGGCATATCAGGTATCCCCCCCACAAAAGTGATTATCCTCGGTGCTGGTATCGTAGGTGAATGCGCGGCCCGTGCGGCCCTTGCCCTCGGCGCCTCCGTAAAAGTTTTTGACAGCAGCGTTTATAAACTGAAGCGACTCCAAACCAATATCGGTTTCCGTATCTACACCTCCGTGATAGAACCCAAGATACTCGCCAAACAACTCAAAACCTGCGAGATCGCCGTTGGCGCCCTCACGGCCCCAGGCGGAAGAACGCCCGTGGTGGTAACGGAAGAAATGGTGAGCAATATGCGTCCCGGCAGTGTGATCATCGACGTGAGCATCGACCGCGGCGGCTGCTTCGAAACCTCCGAGATTACTTCGCACGAAGAGCCGGTTTATAAGAAGTATGGCGTAATACATTATTGTGTTCCGAATATCCCCTCCGGGTTTGCCAGAACAGCTTCCCAGGCTATCAGCAACGTGCTGATGCCGCTGCTGCTCGAGGTTTCCGAAGATGGCGGCTTTGAAAACCTGCTCTGGCACAGGGTGAACATGCGGAGCGGTATTTATCTTTATAAGGGAGCACTGACCAACTTCTATTTAAGTGAACGTTTCCAGTTGAAGTATACCGATCTGAATTTGCTGATTGCGAGCAGGAGGTAG
- the tsaE gene encoding tRNA (adenosine(37)-N6)-threonylcarbamoyltransferase complex ATPase subunit type 1 TsaE: MMAKIFSLPELPALVKKCLEAWAPYRVFAFHGPMGAGKTTFIHALCAEMQVEDAVSSPTFSLINEYDSPRGAIYHMDLYRLRDEQEAIGAGIEDALYSGNICFVEWPEKAGHLLPEDTVHIYLEPGLNNTRKLRAVMPGEKS, encoded by the coding sequence ATGATGGCTAAAATCTTTTCGTTACCGGAACTGCCCGCGCTGGTTAAAAAATGCCTGGAAGCCTGGGCGCCTTACCGGGTTTTCGCGTTCCATGGCCCTATGGGAGCCGGAAAAACCACCTTCATCCATGCGCTGTGCGCAGAAATGCAGGTGGAAGACGCCGTAAGCAGCCCAACGTTTTCACTCATTAATGAATACGATTCGCCCCGGGGCGCCATTTACCATATGGACCTTTATCGCCTCCGGGATGAACAGGAAGCGATTGGCGCCGGGATAGAAGACGCGCTGTATTCAGGCAATATCTGCTTCGTGGAGTGGCCTGAAAAAGCGGGCCATTTGCTGCCTGAAGACACTGTTCATATATACCTTGAGCCCGGTTTGAACAATACCCGTAAGTTGCGCGCGGTGATGCCGGGAGAAAAGTCGTAA
- a CDS encoding cation-translocating P-type ATPase, producing METVNWKVEGMTCSNCALTISKYLEKEGLENVMVNPIDGDVRFDAPEQTSKEQLAKGINALGYQVTGEQLALKERKPFFKGHLQRFLFCLVFTLPLLMHMFVHVHWLMNPWVQFALTLPVYMVGMSYFGVSAVKSIRNGVPNMNVLIALGATAAFFYSLAGAILNLGADFLFFETAATIITLVFLGYYMEDASIQSTQKALNKLVKSQKVMANMIAFDDQHQEVVFPVENTQLRSGDLVLIKSGDQVPADCKILWGEGSVDESIITGESLPLEKGPKDHLIGGSILTDGTVKAQVTSAADASVLSNIINLVKRAQGEKPPVQRMADRISAVFIPAVLVIAVLTFVITWIVLNDPGSALKHSIAVLVIACPCAMGLATPAAIAVGLGRAARNGILFRNAKSLESFKSIRQVVFDKTGTLTTGKFVVSNFAVTGILTEEEAFKNMVFSLEKYSNHPIASAIRDTWKTRNETRWASIREIKGLGMEGKTKEGDVWMAGSYAAAAHATTDDSRNVYLLKNNALVGWVDVKDEIRPEAAKVIAYLHKKNISTILLSGDRKQKCDALATQLGIMEVHAEKTPEQKLQLIEQLAHQTPTAMVGDGINDAPALAKATIGISLSDASQVAMQTADVVLMNKGLTMLPEALGLGKHTFLTIKQNLFWAFLYNIIAIPVAAFGFLTPTVGALVMGLSDVVLAGNSVRLFVKKVQ from the coding sequence ATGGAAACCGTAAACTGGAAAGTGGAAGGGATGACCTGCTCGAACTGCGCCCTTACCATCTCAAAATACCTGGAAAAAGAAGGATTGGAAAACGTCATGGTGAACCCTATTGATGGTGATGTACGTTTCGATGCCCCTGAACAGACTTCCAAAGAACAGCTCGCCAAAGGCATCAACGCCCTGGGCTACCAGGTGACCGGTGAGCAACTCGCGTTAAAGGAACGGAAACCGTTTTTTAAAGGGCACCTGCAACGCTTTTTGTTCTGCCTGGTGTTTACATTGCCTTTGTTGATGCACATGTTTGTGCACGTGCATTGGCTCATGAATCCATGGGTACAGTTCGCGCTTACTTTGCCGGTATATATGGTAGGAATGTCTTATTTCGGGGTGAGCGCGGTGAAAAGTATCCGAAATGGCGTGCCCAATATGAATGTGCTGATCGCGTTGGGTGCCACGGCCGCTTTCTTCTACAGTTTAGCCGGGGCGATCCTTAACCTCGGAGCCGATTTCCTGTTTTTTGAAACCGCCGCCACCATTATTACCCTCGTGTTCCTGGGGTATTATATGGAAGATGCTTCTATTCAATCCACACAGAAAGCGCTGAACAAACTGGTGAAATCGCAGAAGGTGATGGCGAATATGATCGCTTTTGACGACCAGCACCAGGAGGTGGTTTTCCCGGTGGAGAATACGCAACTCCGTTCCGGCGACCTGGTCCTGATCAAATCCGGTGACCAGGTGCCCGCGGATTGTAAGATACTCTGGGGAGAAGGTTCCGTGGATGAGTCCATTATCACCGGGGAGAGTTTACCACTGGAAAAAGGACCGAAAGATCACTTAATCGGCGGCAGTATTTTAACGGATGGAACGGTGAAAGCACAGGTGACCAGCGCTGCCGATGCTTCCGTATTGTCCAATATCATCAATCTCGTGAAGCGTGCGCAAGGGGAGAAGCCGCCTGTGCAGCGTATGGCCGACCGGATCAGCGCGGTATTTATTCCCGCAGTACTCGTGATCGCGGTACTCACCTTTGTTATTACATGGATCGTATTGAATGATCCCGGTTCTGCGCTCAAACACAGCATCGCGGTACTCGTGATTGCTTGTCCCTGCGCGATGGGGCTTGCCACACCGGCCGCCATCGCGGTAGGATTGGGGCGTGCGGCCAGAAACGGTATTCTTTTCCGCAACGCAAAAAGCCTGGAATCATTTAAAAGTATCCGTCAGGTGGTGTTCGATAAAACCGGTACGCTTACCACCGGTAAGTTCGTGGTCAGCAATTTTGCAGTAACAGGTATTTTAACGGAGGAAGAAGCGTTTAAAAACATGGTATTCTCCCTGGAAAAATACTCCAACCACCCCATTGCCAGCGCCATCAGAGATACATGGAAAACAAGGAACGAAACCCGCTGGGCCTCTATCCGGGAGATCAAAGGGCTGGGTATGGAAGGAAAAACCAAAGAAGGAGATGTGTGGATGGCGGGTTCTTATGCAGCCGCGGCCCATGCCACTACGGATGATTCGCGCAATGTATACCTGTTGAAGAACAATGCACTTGTAGGCTGGGTGGATGTAAAAGATGAAATCAGGCCGGAAGCCGCAAAAGTGATCGCCTACCTCCACAAGAAAAACATCAGCACGATTCTCCTGAGCGGAGACAGAAAACAGAAGTGCGATGCGCTGGCCACACAACTGGGCATCATGGAGGTGCATGCTGAAAAAACACCGGAACAGAAACTTCAACTGATAGAGCAACTCGCGCATCAAACACCTACCGCGATGGTGGGTGATGGCATCAACGATGCGCCCGCGCTTGCTAAAGCCACCATCGGTATCTCGTTGAGTGACGCATCTCAGGTCGCTATGCAAACCGCTGATGTGGTGCTGATGAACAAGGGACTTACCATGCTGCCCGAAGCTTTGGGCTTGGGAAAGCACACTTTCCTGACCATCAAACAGAACCTGTTCTGGGCATTTCTTTATAATATCATCGCTATACCTGTTGCGGCATTCGGTTTCCTCACGCCTACCGTAGGGGCACTGGTGATGGGGTTAAGTGATGTGGTGTTGGCCGGAAATTCTGTGCGGTTATTTGTGAAGAAAGTGCAATAA